The Anaeromyxobacter sp. Fw109-5 genomic interval GGCCGCACCAGCCAGCGCTCGAGCGCGTCGCGCTCGTCCGGGAGGAAGCCCAGCTCGGAGAGGTCGCGCACGAGGACGGTCGGGTCGAGCACGCGGACCACGACCTTGTCGCCGAAGGTGGTCGGCATCGTGGAGACGCGCAGCTCCATCTCCGCGTCCCCGCGCGCGGTGCGGATGCGCCCGTCCTGCGGGCGCCTCATCGCGATGTCGAGCCGGCTCATGATCTTGAACCGGTTGGCGATCGCGCCGTGGACGGCCTTGGGGATGCGGTGGACCGGGTGGAGGACGCCGTCGATCCGCATGCGGATGATCGACTCCTCCCGCCGGGGCTCGAGGTGGATGTCGCTCGCCCGCTGCTCGAACGCGTAGTGGAGGAGGTACTCCACGGCCGCGATCACCGGCTCGGAGGACGCCTCGAGCGCCTCGATCCCGGAGAGGTTCACGAACTGCTCGAGGTTCGCGACGTCCGGGGCGGCGTCGCTCTGCTCGAGCTGGGTGCGCGCCTCGGAGATCTGCTGGCGGAACCCGTAGACCTCGGCGATGGCGCGGTGGATGTCGGCGGGCGACGAGAGGACCGGCTCGATCTCCGCGCCGGTGAGGCCGCGCAGGTTCTCGAACAGCTCGCGGTCGAAGGGGTTCGCCGCGGCGACGACCAGCGCCCCGTTGCGCCGCTCGAGCGGGAGCACCCCGTGACGCCGCGCGAACGGACGCGACAGCGTGCGCGTGATGAGCTGCGCGTCGAGCTTGAGGGGATCGATCTTGCGGTAGGGGACCCCTACCGCCTGCGCCACCGCCTGCGTCGCCTTGTCCTCGTCGACGACCTCGGACTCCTGGCGGGCGTCGGTGAAGCCGAACGAGGCGAGCACCTCGATGGGCGAGAGCTCCGCCCGGCGTAACCCTCGGCCTCCCGCGCGCGAGGCGTGGTCGCGCAGCAGCCGGGCGCGCTGCACGTTCTCGCGGGCGAAGGCGGTGCGCTTGGCGTCGTCGGTGAGGATCCCCTGGCGCGCGAGGAGATCCGCCACGAATTCGAGGGTGTAGTCGGTCGCGTGATAGGTCCTGGGCACGGCGCGCGCGAGTGTACCGCGGCGTCCCTGCGCTCAGAAGTTCGCGGAATCCGGGACGTATGTAGGTGCGGGTCGCCCGACCGGGCGACGAGGCTCAGATGCCTCAACCCACGGGGCCGCACGCGGGCGGTGCGCCGCCTCCGCTCGCCCCGCCTCGCGTCGCCGCCGGCCGCGACATCCGCCGGGACACCTCGGCGCCTCCGCAGGCCGGGCACTTCACGTCGGCCTCGTCCGAGCGGCGGACGATGAGCTCCTCGAACTGCTTCTCGCACCTCGTGCAGGCGTACTCGTAGATCGGCATCGCGCGGTGGGAGACGCGCCGCGCGAAAAGGATTCGCCCTCGCCGACACCCCGACAGCGACGCGGGGGAGGCCCCTCTTCCAGGGCTACTGCGACCACCCGCCGCGGTATCCCGCTCACCCGCGACGCTTCGCCGCGTCGCGCACGCCTGGCCGGCTGGCGACTGCGACGCCACGCCGCAATCCGTCCGGCATTTCTCACCTCCAATTACAGGCGTCAATTTGTCGCGCCGCACGCATTTCGCGGGGTTAACGCCGAACGCGGCGAAACGCCATATTCGTCTTTGATTTCGGACGGTTCCGAATGTGCGGTTCGCGAAGTTGACTTAACGCCGCACGGCGGAGCTATGGTCGCGTTCGAGCATCGTTCATTGCTCTTCGTGGCCAATTCTTCGGCATACCCAGGGAGCCCAATCGTGAAGAAGGAACTCACCCGCAGAAACCTGCTCGGCCGCGCGGGCCTCGCCCTCGGCGGCGCCGTTGCGATCGGATCGCTCGCGTGCGGCAGCGACGACTCGGATCCTCAGCCCCAGCCGCAGCCGCAGGAAGGGCCGCAGGTCGCGGACTTCCCGTACAAGAAGCATCTCGCCGCGGACTTCCGGCTGGACGTCGCCGCCGTCAAGGAGGCCGCCTACCACGCCTACTACAACGGCGGCTGCTGCCACGCAGCGTACAGCGCGCTGCTCGGAGACCTCCAGCGCGCGGGCGCGCCGTTCACCCTCCTGCCGCTCGGGTTCGGCAAGTTCGGGGCCGGCGGGATCGCGAGCTACGGCTCGATCTGCGGTGCGGCCCTCGGCGGCGCGCTGATCATCAACATGGTCGTCGAGGATCCCGCGGCGCCGGCGCCGGCGGCCCGGAACCCGCTCATCGTCGAGCTCATGCGCTGGTACGAGCGCTATGCGTTTCCCGAGTTCGTCCCGAACGCGATCGACGCCGCCGAGCAGGGCAAGACGACCATCGCCTTCGACGACACGAACCCGACCCTGAAGGTCGTCCCCGGGTCGCACCTCTGCCACGCGTCCGTGACCACCTGGTGCGCCGCGAACGGGGTGGCCGCGACGAGCCCGGACAAGCTCGCCCGCTGCGCCCGCCTGAGCGCCGACGTCGCGGGCAAGACCGCCGAGCTCCTGAACGCGTACCTCGCCGGCGAGACGTTCACCGCGACCCCGCTCGACGACGCGTCGAAGGGGTGCGGGGGCTGCCACTCGAAGGACTCGGCCGCGGTCGGCCCGAGCGTCGCTTCCGGGATGTCCTGCAACAGCTGCCACCCCGGCCACACGACGTACCCGCACCCGTAGCGAGCGAGCACCGGCTCGTCGGCACCAGGAGGGCGGCGCCAGGAGCGCCGCCCTCTTCACGTCCAGGTCTCAGCGCGCGCCGGCCCGCGCCGGATCAGGGGGAGACGCCACCCTCCCCTCCGGACGCCGCCCGAGGATGTCCGCCGCCTCCGCGCGGACCGTCCGGCGCGCCTGGGCGATGGAGGCCATCACGTAGAGCGCCATGCCGGCCATCAGCACCACGCCGAGGCCGAAGGTGGCCATGGGCGCCGCGGGGCCGATCGCCACGTACGCCTGCCCGAGCCAGAGCAACGAGGTGAGCACGAACGAGAACAGCGCGCCGTAGTTCAGCAGGATCGCGCGCGAGTAGAGCCGGTGGCGGAGCTCCAGCACGCGGACCTGCCTGGCGACCACCGACCGGCGCGCCGGCGCGTCGTCGTCTCGGAACTCGCGCGCGAGCTCGCGCAGCCGGCCGGACATGCGGGCGATCTGGTTGTCGAGGCCGAGGGCGATGAGCCCGCACGCGGAGACCATCACCGCGGGGGTGACCGCGGCGGCGAGGTGTTCGAGGGCGTGTTCCATGGGGCGGTACACATAACCGCGGCGGGGCGCGGCTGCCTGTCGCGGCGGCCGGGCCGGCGCCCGCCCAGCCCGTCCATCAGCGGCGGCGCGCCTTGGCGGGCGTGCTCTTGCGCGACCCGCGCTTCGCCCGGCTCGCGCGGGGCGGCGGCTGCTGCGGCGCGGTGGCGGACACGTGCGGCGCCCCGATCAGCCGCACCTTCTCCTGATCGTAGAGCCGGATCGCGTCGCGCAGCACCTGCAGCGCCTCCGAGCGGCCCTGGGGCTCGGAGACGAGCACCTTCTTGTTCTCGAGCGCCTTGTAGTCCTCGAAGAAGCGCTTCAGCTCGCGCAGCTTGTGGCTCGGGATCTCCGACACGTCCGTGTAGTCCGCGTAGGTCGGGTCGTCCGCGTGCACCGCGATGAGCTTGTCGTCCTCGCCCTTGTCGTCGCGCATCTTCATGACGCCGATGATCTTGGCGCGCATGATGGCGAGCGGGACGATCTCCTCCTGGCAGAGCACGAGCACGTCGAGGGGATCGCCGTCGTCGCAGTAGGTGCGCGGCACGAACCCGTAGTTCGCCGGATAGTGAACGGCCGAGAAGAGGATCCGGTCCACGATGAGCAGGCCGGACTTCTTGTCGAGCTCGTACTTCACCTTGGAGCCGGTGGCGATCTCGATGATCGCCGGGATGGGCTCCTCGATGAAGCGGGGGAGCTCGACGTCGTGCCAGGGATGGTAGGCCAAGGGTGCGTCTTCCTTTCGCCGAGACGACCCTCGGCGCCGCGCTCAGATGCCGCCGCCGTGCGAGTACCGCTGCTCCCGGACCTCGGCCTGGGTGATGCGGCTCCCCGGCGGAACGCCCGTGGTGAGCCACACGTTGCCGCCGATGGAGGAGCCCTTGCCGATGACGACGC includes:
- a CDS encoding C-GCAxxG-C-C family protein; translated protein: MKKELTRRNLLGRAGLALGGAVAIGSLACGSDDSDPQPQPQPQEGPQVADFPYKKHLAADFRLDVAAVKEAAYHAYYNGGCCHAAYSALLGDLQRAGAPFTLLPLGFGKFGAGGIASYGSICGAALGGALIINMVVEDPAAPAPAARNPLIVELMRWYERYAFPEFVPNAIDAAEQGKTTIAFDDTNPTLKVVPGSHLCHASVTTWCAANGVAATSPDKLARCARLSADVAGKTAELLNAYLAGETFTATPLDDASKGCGGCHSKDSAAVGPSVASGMSCNSCHPGHTTYPHP
- a CDS encoding GspE/PulE family protein, translating into MPRTYHATDYTLEFVADLLARQGILTDDAKRTAFARENVQRARLLRDHASRAGGRGLRRAELSPIEVLASFGFTDARQESEVVDEDKATQAVAQAVGVPYRKIDPLKLDAQLITRTLSRPFARRHGVLPLERRNGALVVAAANPFDRELFENLRGLTGAEIEPVLSSPADIHRAIAEVYGFRQQISEARTQLEQSDAAPDVANLEQFVNLSGIEALEASSEPVIAAVEYLLHYAFEQRASDIHLEPRREESIIRMRIDGVLHPVHRIPKAVHGAIANRFKIMSRLDIAMRRPQDGRIRTARGDAEMELRVSTMPTTFGDKVVVRVLDPTVLVRDLSELGFLPDERDALERWLVRPHGLVVVTGPTGSGKTTTLYSALQALASPEVNVVTIEDPIEMVHEEFNQIAANARTGTGFAEALRHVLRQDPDVIMVGEIRDGETAAQAVQAALTGHMVLTTLHTNDTVSAVARLRDLGVPSFLVAATLTGVVAQRLVRQVCPSCAADVPLTADEIHALSVPHPEDHAGQLLGRRGQGCAKCRFTGFYGRTGIFEVLPVNARLRHLVAEGATPEVLARTARQDGLRSLRDHAVRKIASGVTSFEEAFRATADAEASA
- a CDS encoding zinc ribbon domain-containing protein, which gives rise to MPIYEYACTRCEKQFEELIVRRSDEADVKCPACGGAEVSRRMSRPAATRGGASGGGAPPACGPVG
- a CDS encoding DUF2721 domain-containing protein; this encodes MEHALEHLAAAVTPAVMVSACGLIALGLDNQIARMSGRLRELAREFRDDDAPARRSVVARQVRVLELRHRLYSRAILLNYGALFSFVLTSLLWLGQAYVAIGPAAPMATFGLGVVLMAGMALYVMASIAQARRTVRAEAADILGRRPEGRVASPPDPARAGAR
- a CDS encoding inorganic diphosphatase gives rise to the protein MAYHPWHDVELPRFIEEPIPAIIEIATGSKVKYELDKKSGLLIVDRILFSAVHYPANYGFVPRTYCDDGDPLDVLVLCQEEIVPLAIMRAKIIGVMKMRDDKGEDDKLIAVHADDPTYADYTDVSEIPSHKLRELKRFFEDYKALENKKVLVSEPQGRSEALQVLRDAIRLYDQEKVRLIGAPHVSATAPQQPPPRASRAKRGSRKSTPAKARRR